The Lycium barbarum isolate Lr01 chromosome 10, ASM1917538v2, whole genome shotgun sequence genome includes a region encoding these proteins:
- the LOC132615337 gene encoding uncharacterized protein LOC132615337 isoform X2: MQGKKIPFNPKVLNEIFSLKDIDDEDVKIKIKQKDEHFFKEALKAICPNGVRINTGSPRKPLHISSSCILETARPCGKFSSRLGLLLSPVADSHHQHSIEFPG, encoded by the exons ATGCAAGGTAAGAAAATTCCTTTCAATCCTAAAGTTCTGAATGAGATATTCTCTTTGAAGGATATTGATGATGAAGATGTTAAAATTAAGATTAAACAAAAAGATGAGCATTTCTTTAAGGAAGCTCTGAAAGCTATTTGTCCAAATGGTGTAAGGATCAATACAGGGTCACCAAGGAAACCTTTGCACATATCTAGTTCCTGTATACTCGAAACGGCACGACCATGTGGAAAATTT agttctagGTTAGGTTTGCTTctatctcccgtggctgatagtcaccATCAGCATAgcatcgagtttccagggtga
- the LOC132615337 gene encoding uncharacterized protein LOC132615337 isoform X1: MQGKKIPFNPKVLNEIFSLKDIDDEDVKIKIKQKDEHFFKEALKAICPNGVRINTGSPRKPLHISSSCILETARPCGKFTSLILRLSGRARQKSDCWCLLFGHPEF; encoded by the exons ATGCAAGGTAAGAAAATTCCTTTCAATCCTAAAGTTCTGAATGAGATATTCTCTTTGAAGGATATTGATGATGAAGATGTTAAAATTAAGATTAAACAAAAAGATGAGCATTTCTTTAAGGAAGCTCTGAAAGCTATTTGTCCAAATGGTGTAAGGATCAATACAGGGTCACCAAGGAAACCTTTGCACATATCTAGTTCCTGTATACTCGAAACGGCACGACCATGTGGAAAATTT acttctttgatcttgaggcttaGCGGAAGGGCAAGACaaaagagtgattgttggtgtttgctgttcggccatccag agttctag